One part of the Pogoniulus pusillus isolate bPogPus1 unplaced genomic scaffold, bPogPus1.pri scaffold_47_arrow_ctg1, whole genome shotgun sequence genome encodes these proteins:
- the LOC135174103 gene encoding olfactory receptor 14J1-like, translating to MSNSSSISHFLLLLPFAGTQQLQLLHFCLFLATYLAALLGNSLIITTITWHHHLHTPMYFFLLNLALLDLGIISTTVPKSIANSLRHSRDISYAGCAAQVFFFLFFISAEFSLLTIMAYDRYVAICRPLHYGTLLGSRACAHMAAAAWACAVLNALLHTAITFSLPLCQGNAVHQFFCEVPQILKLSCSTAYLREVWAILVSDCLASVCFVFIVVSYVQIFRAVLRMPSQQGRHKAFATCLPHLAVLSLFLSTASFAYLKPLSMSSPSLNLFVSVLYSVVPPAVNPLIYSLRNQELKAALSKLLPGCFQKQ from the coding sequence ATgtccaacagcagctccatcagccacttcctcctcctgctgccatttgcaggcacacagcagctgcagctgctgcacttctgcctcttcctggccacctacctggctgccctcctgggcaacagcctcatcatcaccaccatcacctggcaccaccacctgcacacccccatgtacttcttcctcctcaacctCGCCCTACTTGACCTGGGTATCATCTCCACCACTGTGCCCAAGTCCATCGCCAATTCCCTGAGGCActccagggacatctcctatgcaggatgtgctgctcaggtcttcttctttctcttcttcatttCAGCAGAGTTTTCTCTCCTCACCATCATGGCCTACGACCGCTACGTTGCCATCTGCAGACCTCTGCACTatggcaccctcctgggcagcagagcttgtgcccacatggcagcagctgcctgggcctgtGCAGTTCTCaatgctctgctgcacacagccattacattttccctgcccctctgccagggcaatgcTGTGCACCAGTTCTTCTGTGAAGTCCCCCAGATCCtcaagctctcctgctccacagcctaccTCAGGGAAGTTTGGGCTATCCTGGTCAGTGACTGTTTAGCCTCTGTCTGCTTTGTGTTCATTGTGGTGTCCTATGTGCAGAtcttcagggcagtgctgaggatgccctctcagcagggacgtcacaaagcctttgccacctgcctccctcacctggctgtgctctctctATTTCTCAGCACTGCCTCCTTTGCCTACCTGAAGCCCCTCTCCATGTCCTCCCCATCCTTGAACCTGTTTGTGTCAGTTCTGTACTCAGTGGTGCCCCCAGCAGTGAACCCTCTCATCTACAGCCTGAGGAACCAGGAGTtgaaggctgccctgagcaaactgctccctggatgctttcagaagcaataa